The nucleotide sequence TCAATGCTGAAATCAGTGCTTCCTGATTTTTCATCCATTCCTGCCATTCTGCATCTGTCCAGTTCAAGCTTTTGCGAAACTCCTCATCGGAAATATTCTTCTTGAACTTATCCAGTAACAGCTCTGCAGATTTCAGGCGATTGCGTGGATCGGCCACCAGTGGGGTAAATTCGTTGTTCACTGTCCCACCCATATTCTTCAGAAAATCCTCCAATTGTTTTTTCCCTTCTGGGGTTTTCTGCATTTCTTTGGCCATATCCTGCATTTTCTTGCGCAGGTTTTCGTCTTTCATCATCTCTTCGAACTGTTTCTGTTGCTTTTCTTTCTCTTTCGGGTCAAGATTTTCGTTCATCTTTTTGACCATATCTGCCAGATCTTTCCCATCCATCTTGGGTGGGTTTTTCGCCATTTCTTTGGCTTCATCCAGAGCCTTTTCAAGATCTTTTTTCATATCCGAATTTTCTGGAGCGTTTTTGGCCATTTCCTTCAGTTTTTCGATAGCTTGGTCCCGTTTGGCCGGGTCTTTCAACATCTCCTGCAGATCCTTTTTGGCCTGTTCCTTTGCCATGGGATCATTCCCACCCATCTTCTTGGCCAGGTCTTCCAGTTGTTTCGGATCTGGCTGATTCTGGTTGCCGTTCTTAGCCATTTCTTCAGCCTGCTGGGCGGCATCCTGCAATTGCTGTTTCTTGTTGGGATCCTTTTCGTTCTTGGCCATTTCTTTGAGCTGCTCAATCGCCTTGTCGCGTTTGGCCGGGTCGTTCATCATCTCCTGCAGATCCTTTTTGGCCTGCTCTTTGGCCATGGGATCATTCCCACCCATCTTCTTGGATAGTTCATCCAGGTTTTGCTTCTCCTGGGCTTCCTGACGATTTGCCTGCTCGGCACGGTACATCTTTTTCTGCAGTTGGTCAGCTGCTTCCGGATCGCGTTTTTTCAACTCATCGACCTGATCCTTCAAATCCTTCTTTGTCTGTTCGTTCTTCATCCACTCTTTCATTTTCTCTTCTGCCCCCTGACGATCCAGTGGGTTATCAGAACGATTTTTCTTGGCGAGTTCATCCACATTTTCTTTATTTGGCTGCTGCTGGTCAGCATCCTGTGCAGCCTTCTCGCCCTGACGAGACAATTCGTCCGCTTTTTTCTTTGTCAGTTCGTCCTGGGCATTTTTCTTCATTTCATCCAGCTTATCGCGGGTCTGTTCCCGAGTTTTCGGATTCCGCATCAGGCGGTCGATCGATTCACGTGCTTGCTCGCTTACTTCTCGATTTTTTGAATTCAGCTCCCGATCCAACTTACCCATCTCGCGGTCTAACGCCTCTTTGGGATCTTGTGGTCCCTGGGGCTTGTTTTCGCCTGGGTTATTCTCATCGCCCTTGCCAAACTGCTGTTCAGGCTGGGTGGGATCATCCAGCGGATCCGGCTTGTTCTTACCAGTTTCGGTGGGTGGTTCCGGACGTGCTTCTCCCGCCTGATCTGGTGCACCCGGCTTCATTCCCTGTCCACCACTGCGGGCTTCACCCTGCTTATCGCCATTGTTATTCATCGGTTGGGTGGGGTCTTTCGCTTCGTTGGGTTTCGGATATGGCTTATCGGCACTGTCCCCACCTGGTCGACTGCCATCCGATCGTTTTTCCTGTGCAGGATCTTCATTGGGCTTACCAGCAGGTTTCTGATCACCTTTATCTTCTGGAGTCTGATCAACCATTCCATCACGGGTTTCGCCTTGCTTCGGCTCATCAGGTGATTTCTTTGGTTCGGCACGTGACTCTGCTTTCGGGTCTTGATTTTCCTCACCACCCTGTTTCGGTGCGGGACGAGCTTCGCCGGGATCTGCAGGTTGTTGACCAGTTTCATTCAGTTTCTGTTCAATTTCTTTGGTTTTCTCTGCATGTTTCGGATCAGCTATCGGGTCGCCCATGTTCCCTGGCTGCTGCATTGGGTTCATCGGATCGCCCATATTGCCAGGTTGCTGCATTGGGTTCATGGGATCGCCCATGTTACCTGGTTGCTGCATTGGATTCATCGGGTCGCCCATGTTACCTGGTTGCTGCATTGGGTTCATCGGGTCACCCATATTGCCAGGTTGCTTCATTGGGTTCATCGGGTCGCCCATGTTCCCTGGCTGCTGATCTTCCGGTTTGGCATCTTTTGGCAACTGCTGATTGGGATCGCGTTTTTCCTGTTGTTGAACCTGATCCTGTTTCTGTTCGTGCTTACGCTGTTGCTGTCTAGCGTCCGCATTCTGTCGGTCAACTTCTGCCTTCTTTTGTGGTTGAACCACGGCAGCCAATACTTTGAACTGTTTCGCTTTGGAATAGCCCACGTATGGACCGGGTGGGACATTGCAATTATCGGTGGCTTCCAGCCAATACTCAATCACCATGCCGGGTTGCAAACGGAATGCTGCATCCCCAGGACGTTGGATTTCTGACAAAAGCACAACATCCTGATATTCCAGCTCACGTGGCCAACTATTGTCTTTTTCGCGAAAGAATGATTGCCCATCACGATATTTTTTCGGCTTCAGGGCGATAATTTCTGCACCTGCCACCTTCATGTGCAGTGCCAGTCGATCAATGCCATAATCATCTTTGGCCAACCCTTTCACCTGCAAACTGCCGTTCAGTGGGATTTCAATCATATCGGGCACAGGTGCGGTCAGCTCTACCTGTGGGGCCAGATCGTCAAATACCAGTACTTTCAACTTTTTGGGTTCTGGTGGATTTTCAGCAGTATCAGGAATGAATTCCACAACCATTTCCCCACTTCGATCGAGTGGTGGCAGTTCGAAACGCACCGAAAGTGGCTCATCCGTTACAGGAACACCCACAATCGATTGCTCGCCGTATCGCACCGTGGCGGTGCGTGCGGGGCGGTTAAAACGTGCTGTCAGGGTGATTTTGGTCCCACGAATTCCTTCCAGGGTGGGCATGGCGACATCCATTGCTACTGCCGGCTTCCAGTTCAGGTAGTCTGGGTATTCGTAACGCACATCAAACGTGCGAAATGCGGGCTTCGGATCAATCACCTGCATTTGATACCGTGGGGGATTCTGGTTCTGATCACCTTCTTTGGTGGTGAATTCGATGTGGTAGGTCGATTCCTGTTCCATAACCAGGTCAAATTGTAAGGCGTTCGGATTATCCGCTACTGGTTTGCCCAGGAATGGCCGTGGGTTACCCTCGATAAACAATTTACCAAACTGCACTTCACGATTGGTGTGGGCAGTCAGCACTACTTGAGTCCCCCATGGTGCCAGCAGGTTGGGGTCGTTAATGATTTCTGTTTCCCGCTTCAAGTAACTCGGGAAGTTGTATTTTGCTTCAAAACTTTTGAACTCCGGCAGAATCTTGGAAATTACCTGATAGTCGGGCGTGCGGTCGTTTCCAGCCAGGATGGAGTAGCGAAAACCAGAGCGAACCTGATTTGCTGGGACTGTTAGCTGAAATAACCGACGGTTATCCTTGTCCTGATTCAGTGGGCGTTCTTCATAATTCCCCGGGTCTTCAGGGTTGTACCAGATCCGCACGCGTGCGGCATCTTTATCCGTTGCCGCAGGTACCCGGCCACGCAACTCCACTTCAAATATAACGTCTTGGTTATTAAAGACCGTAATATTCCCGTCACGCGGTTGTTTCAGTTCAATCTGCGTCCGGGTGGGAGGCAGGATTGCCACGACTGCATTTGCCGCCAGCACGATTCCGGCGATCACGAGAACCCAGGTTAGTCGAGGGTTTTCAATCTGCCGATTAACTTCAACCCCTTTCAAATCTTTGGCTGCTTTGCCACCGATTGCCTGCTTGATCGAACCGGGGACACGGTCATCATCTGAAAAGTCCACATAGCTGATCACCGAGTTCTTGGCATCAGGCACCGCAGCTTCCAGTTGTTTCGCCGCATAATAAGGATTCACATGTCTGCGGGCGGGCCGAAACAGCAACCAGTAGGCCAGAAAGGAGATCGACCCGAGATAACCCGCCAGTGCGACCCATTTGAAATAAGGAGGGGTGGCAAAATAGCGATCAACTAACTGCACCACCAGGATGGCAACCAGTGTTCCAATAATGCCATACAGTCCGAACGAAATCATATCCAGTGTGCGGATGCGGCGTTTGGCTAAGGCCAATTGCTGCTCCACAAACTGAATCTGTTTCATCGGCTGTTGGTTTTTTTGCATGTCTTGCAATGTTGCCATCGTCAAACCTCAATCGCACCGTGCGAAGCTACCACTCCCTATTGTACATTCGCAGAGGAAGTGCGCCTATTTCGCTTTAAGATTCATTTTCGCACAAAAAACCGCCGGTTGTAACCAATTTGTAACAACCTTCCGAAGTGGCAGACAATTGATGAGAGCCAAATGAGAACTTTTTCCCACCTGAAGCAACCTGTGACATTATTTTGCAAAAATTCATAAAAGAGTTTTTTCGCCGTAAATCCATAACCAACAATAATTTACGGCGATCGTTCAGAACGATTGCTGCTGAAAATCAGAGAAAAATTTTCATTTTGAACTGGCACGAGTATATATTAATATCCAGTGAAATAAATTACATGCTATGATCGGCGTAGTAGCGGTCTGCCTTGATCAACGCGACGCTACCGGCAATAAAGAACCCCCGGACCAGCCCTGGGGCGTCGATGCCGTAATTCACTTTCGCGCGGGCAGTTTCAGCCATCGTCACTCCACGTCGAGCCACTGCCACATAACGAAAAAGGGCTCATTTGCCAGCCGCCCGCGGGAGGGGACGTTCAACCGACCACCATTCTATGCTGTCGCTTCGGTCAAGGCGAAGGCTGTAACAAAAAGATCAATCCAACAATCGAAGGCGAAAAAGCTGGTGCGAAAGGTGGTCGCCCCGGCCCCTGCATCGGCTTCGCCCGGTTCTTTTTCTTTATGCTCAAGCGAAGCCGCTCACGCACGCACGGGAAAGGGCCAGCCCAAGCGTAGATACTGGCATGAAGACGTTTCACGAATGGTTGGCACAGCGAGAGCAAAAGCAATGCGAAGGCTTGTGGCTCAACGACAAGAACGCCGTCATCGGGCTATCGAAGATGAACCCGTTGCCGAGAGATTCAGCGGTCAACAAGAGCTTGAGCAAAAAGCCAAAGCCGCCGTCAGGCGTGCCGGTATTTAAGCCGTGGAAGCCTCCTCAACCGGCACGCATTCAGCCATTCAAACCGGCACAGCCTGCGAAGATCGTGATGCAGAAGCCGTCAGAAAGTATCAATACCTTCGGCATTCACCAAGAATGAGTGCAAATCAGGTGCAATCCAGATTGCATCATCTAGGTCTAAATTGCCGTAGCCGACATGGTAAAGGCCATGTCCATGTTTTCCCTCCTGTCGAAAATCACTTACGATGAACCCCAACTCGTCGTCAATTGTAGAACTCCATTTCCCTAATCCTGCTGCTACCCTTGCGTCCCGGCGAGCATTTTGAAGGTTGCTCAATGTGGTATGCGGGAATCCCTTGCCTGTTTCTATCGTGACGGTAGGAGCAAGTTTGGGATCGTAGCCGGGGAGGTTATTTGCTGCCCACTCCTGTTGTAGACCGTGGTGCGACTGCAAGCGGCCTCCACTTGGTAAGTAGGCCGCAGGCCGGCTTAACACCAGAGCTAACCCGCCGTCGAGAGTTAGCTTGCAATTATAAACAACTTCTTCAGCGGTCGGGTTGAGCGACTTGTTAGGCCAACAATCCATTCTCTCTCGCGACCTCCTCAAACTCTGCAAACATTAGTTCTCTAGCTTCCGACGGCTGCCCCGATGCTTCGAGCATGCAGCGAAGTGCCGCCTCCTGTTCCAGAACAAACTGATTATTAGTTTGGAATTGACTGTACCACCAAGCTCGGTACAGATGGCAGACAGCTATGCGGGCAGCGTACCAACGCGGCCAGCTAATCTCGTAGGACCGCTGCCAAACCTCTTCCTGCGTGGGTGAACAACCCTCGTAGTTACGCAACTCGTCAATGGCACTGGTCACGGCGGTAAGGTTGTCGACGTCTGTTAGGTGGGGATCTGAATACTGGTGTTAATTCAAGTCTTCCGCCCTGGATTCCCGCCTGCGCGGGAATGACGGTTTTAGGAAGTTCAGATTGTTTTCCATGTTTTGCCTTTAGCTGGTTGTGCAACCGTCATTCCCGCGAATCGGCGGAGTAAAACTGCTTTCCTTTCGACTGAATCTTGAGCCGGTTGTACAACAACCGTCATTCCCGCGAAGGCGGGAATCCAGCTAAATATTTGCTTCCAGAATGTACTTCGGCAGGGCAACTCTGCAGGAAGTTTTCAAAGATTAAACCAAACTGTTTCATTATTCTAACTAAACCTAAATCATTTTGAAATTCGGTGTTTCTGATATTTTTCCAACCAACCGCGGCTAACGCCGTCGGCTCACAAGACATCATGTTGAATTGCCAATTCAAGCGTTTAGCACTGGATTCCCGCCTTCGCGGGAATGACGGTTGTGGGCACAAGCGTCTGAAACCCAACCGTGGTTGGGCAGGTGAGTCGACGGCGTTAGCCGCGCTTCGCTTGATCGATGTTGAAAAGACCGATTTTCGTACGAATTCGGGTTTAATCCAGAATCGAATCAAACTTGTGTCAGATGACTTCGACGTTCCGGCAATCCAGTCAAAGCAGGCAAGGCGGGGAGTGGCTTTTCCCCTTTTTCATATTTCTCTTGACGGCAAAACTGGGCATGGTATTACCCCAACGTTCTGGTAGTCTGGCTACCACGGGCTTGGTGATTGCCTTCGGGGGAAGGTTACTGCCTGTTTATTGGGGGAAAGTACGATGAAACGCTTCTGGTTGCTGTTGTTGGTATTACCACTGCAAGGTGGCTGCTTTTTATTCGACAACGAACGCTCCACAACGACACGTTCCCAAATTGAAGAGCCAGAACCCGAGCCTGGCACCTCCCGCACGATTCGTAATGTGGCGATGTTTGATGCGATGGAGCCTGTTCACGTGCATGGCGTTGGTCTGGTAACCAATCTGCAGGGAACCGGCAGTCCCACCCCACCTGGAGATCTCCGCACCGAACTGGAAGAGCGGATGAAGAAAGAGCGGGTGGCCAACATTGCCGAACTGCTGGAATCTGATGATACCGCGGTGGTGTTTGTTTCGGGCACCATCAAACCGGGTACCCGCAAGAACGATCTGATCGACGTCGAAGTGACACTGCCACCCAACAGCAAAGTCAAAAGTCTGCGTGGGGGAATTCTGCAACGCACCCCCCTGCAGACGTTCAGTTCCACTGCATCGGTGCGGGAATTCTTAAAAAATAATGAGTATTCCCCACAGAGCGTGGGCAATCGCGTGCTGCGTGGGCATGAAAGTGTGGTCGCTCAGGGCCGTTTGCAGCCCCACCTGCAGGAAAGTATCAGTGAAATTACCGCTGATGAACCGTGGAAAAATGCCTATGTCTGGCAAGGTGGGCAGGCACTGCACTCTCGCTCGCTGTTTCTCAGCTTGAATACCGATTCCCAACGCTACGTGGTGGCCGAAACCATTGCCGTGCGGATCAATAAACGATTTTTAGGCACCGAAGGGCCGGATAAACTGGCAGAAGCCCGTCAGAAAGAAGTGGTTGGTGTAGCGGTGCCACCTGCTTACCGGTTGAACCATCCCCGTTACATGCGAGTGGTAGCCCACCTGCCATTGGATCAGCCAGAAGGCGATCCGGAATATGTGAAAATGTTAACCACTCGCCTGAGCAACCCTGCCACGGCGGCATCAGCAGCAATCGCATTGGAAGCCATTGGGAAAACAGCGATTCCGATTCTTCGAGCCGAGTTGAAGAGCCAATATCCGTTTGTGAGGTTCTATGCTGCAGAAGCTTTAGCCTATATGGGCGAATCGATTGGTGTGGATGAAATTATGGAAGGAATTGAACAGCACCCAGTGCTGGAAGCATATGGTTTGTCTGCTCTGGCAGCACTGGACGATGCCGCCAGCATTGATCGGCTGGAAAAGCTGTTGAGCAATCCCAAACCCACGGTGCGGCAAGGTGCCTTTCGTGCGTTGGTTGAAATTGCCCCACAGCACCCCGTGGTGCATGCCCGCCCGATTGGACGAGCATTCTATCTGCACCATGTGCCAGTGGAAGGTACCAGCATGATTCATGTTCAGCGGCATGCCCGCCCGGAAATTGTGATTTACGGTGAGATACCGAAGATTCTGCCACCGTTTTCAGCGACAGTGGGGCCAAACCTGACAATTACCTGCCGACCTGGCGATACCGTGGCGACGATTTCGCGGTATACCACCGATGGTGCAGATCCCACCCACGTACAGAGCACGCTGGAAGTGTCGGATGTAATTCAACAGGCCGCCCAGATGGGGATCACCTATCAGGAAGCCGTCGAGTTGCTGGTGAAATTGCAGAATCGCAAGGCGATTTCCACAACAGTGGTGTTTGATGCGATCCCACGGCTTGTGCCGATTCAGAAACTCGAAGAAGCAGCCGCACTTGATCCCTGGCTGCGAAATGAAATGGATCTGTTGACGGACGATTCACCCACCAGCAGTCCGAAAAAGCCGGAATCCTGGCAAGAACAATAAGAAGGGGAGTGCCTGACGGTCGTAATATTCCACAACGCTGATCAGATGCCACCTGGGAAGTGAGGCTATGTTAAAACGCCTGGAGCTTATCGGATTCAAAAGCTTTGCTGATCGCACGTGGTTTGATTTTCCTGCCGGGCTGACTGCCATTGTGGGGCCAAACGGTTCCGGCAAAAGTAACATTGTCGATGCCGTCCGCTGGATTCTGGGCGAACAAAGTGCCAAAAACCTCCGTGGTGGGGAAATGGCCGACGTCATATTCAACGGGTCTGCCACCCGCAAACCACTGCCAATGGCAGAAGTAACGCTGACATTCGATAATCAGCGAAAAATACTCAATACTGATGCTGCCGAAGTTTCGATTACTCGACGCGTCCACCGCGATGGGACTGGCGAATACCTGATTAACCACGAAGCCAGTCGCCTGCGCGATATTCGGGAACTGTTACTGGGCAGTGGTGCTGGTTCTGCCGCCTACTGCATCATTGAACAAGGCCGGGTGGATGCACTGTTGCAGGCCAGCACTCGCGATCGGCGGGCGATTCTGGAAGAGGCCGCAGGGATCAGTCGCTTCAAAGCCCGGAAAATCGAAACGCTGAAAAAGCTCGATCAGACCCACGATAACCTGAGCCGGATTCGCGATATTTACTCCGAAGTGGAAAAACAGCTTCAGCGGGTGCGGCAGGATGCGGAAAAAGCACGCAAGTTTCAGGAATATTCCACCCGTCTGCAGGAACTCCGCCTGACAGAAAGTCTTTTGGGCTATCACCACGCGGTGGGGCATTTGCGGCATGCTTCCGAACAACTGAAGCAGGTGCGGGAAGAAACCGGTACCCTGCAAGCCACTTTGCAGAGTGGGGAAACACAGCGGCAGCTATTCCAGAACCAGATTGAGCAAACCGAACAGCAATTACAACACCTCGCCAGCGAATTGGCAAAAATCCAGCAATGGGTAGCTGGGCATCAGGAAAAATTTCACAGCGAACTGCAAAAATCTGAGGAAACTGCCACCGAGCAGCTTTCCAACAATGCCCGCTGGCAGGAAGTGCATCAGTTGGTTCGGCAACTGCACCGGCAGGCAGCCGATGCCCAGGCCGATCTGCAACGTGCCGAACAGGAAACCCAGCAGCATCGCACTACTGTGGCTCAATTGGAAGATTCCCTGAAAAGCCTGGAAGGGGAACACCAACAGTCCACCAATCGCTTACAGGAAGCACGCGAACAGCAATTCGATGTAGTGGGCCGTGTGGCCAGTCTGCAAAGTGCTGCCCAGTCGCTTACCGGGCAGGCGGAAAAACTCAGTCGCGAACTGCTTCGGAAACAAACCGAATTGAGAAACCGCACTGCGGAACACGAAGCACTGGGGCGAGTTGTTGCCACGCTGAATCAGCAGGACTTCAACCTGAAAGTTCAGGCAGACCGGGCCGCAGCCACGCTGCAAACCCACTTGGAGCAACGTGAACAGTTATTGCAGCAACGTGCGGGTGTGCTGGAATCGATTGAGCGATATCGTGTTGAAATCAGTGGGCTGCGTGGGCGTTTAGATCTTCTGCAAAGCATGGAAGAATCGCAGGAAGGGCTGGGCGTGGGTGTCCGGGCGGTGCTGCAGCAATTAGCTGATCCCGACAACGAACTGCACCAGTATCTCTACGGTCTGGTGGCCGACCAGTTGCATGTGCCCACGGAATATGCAGGACTGGTGGACGCGGTTCTGCGTGAACATGCACTGGCTTTTGTCATGAAATCCGCAGACGACCTGCCCGTATTACGAAAACTACTCGCAAGTAACGCAGGCCGGATCACGTTGATTCCGTTGCGGGAAAGCAATGCACCGAACGTGCCACCGGAAATGGTTTCGCTGGCGGCACATATTCGCACCAATACCCCCCAGGTGGGGCAGTTACCCCAGCAATTACTGGGCACCACGATCCTGGTGGAGACAATAGAACCAGCGATTATATATCAGGGAGATTATATAGCAAACGGCTTTCGCTATGTCACCCACGTGGGGGAAATTGTGGAAGCTGATGGCAGCGTGACATTAGGCACCCTGCAGGTACAGCACGGCCTGATTTCACGAAAAAGTGAGCTGCGGGAACTGAAAATCCAGATGGAGCAGTTGCAGCACCAACTGGCGAACGCGGAAGTAGAAAATACGCGTTTTCAACATGCACTGGAGCAACTGAACAGCCCCATCCGCAGTCTGGAAGAAGAAATTCGTGTGCTGCGTTCCACCGTGGCCGATCTCAGCAGCGAAATCCAGAAACAGGCCCAGCAACGGCAGCACCTCGAAGAGGATATGCAACTGATTCAGCAGGAATTAGCGTTGCTGGCTGATGAAGAGAACCGCATTCAGGAACATCGGCGGGTGAATCAGGAGGAATTGTTGGCCGCCCAGCAGGCAGCAGAACAGCTACGTGCGGAACTGACAACGTTGGAAGAACGCTTGCAGCACCTGGATAGCACCCGAGCTGCACAACGGGAAGAACTGACCAACGCCCGTGTGGTGCTGGCTGAAGTAAGCCAGAAGCACCAATCTTATTCGGCACAATACCAGAAAATGATGGTGGATTGCGAACGTGGGAATCAGGAAGAGCATCGGATTGCCCGCCACCAGGAAACCTTGCGCGAACGAAGACTGACCGCAGAACTGACCGCCCTGCGTGCGTCTGCAGAACTGGCAGCATTGGTGCTGCAAAAAGAAACCTTGCAGGCACAATCAGGTGCGGCCCACCATGTGAAAGAAGATGCACGGTTGCAGTTAGGCGAAATTGAAGCCAAGATGAACAGCCTGCGGAATTTGCACCAGGAACAATTGGCCCAGATGCACACTTTGGAGATGGTGGTACAGGAAAACCAGTCGACCATGAAGCAACTCGTGCAGCGACTGGAAGACGACTATCAGGTGGATCTGCGTCTGGAATATGAACGCTGCCCGCTGTCTGCGGGTGA is from Zavarzinella sp. and encodes:
- the smc gene encoding chromosome segregation protein SMC, coding for MLKRLELIGFKSFADRTWFDFPAGLTAIVGPNGSGKSNIVDAVRWILGEQSAKNLRGGEMADVIFNGSATRKPLPMAEVTLTFDNQRKILNTDAAEVSITRRVHRDGTGEYLINHEASRLRDIRELLLGSGAGSAAYCIIEQGRVDALLQASTRDRRAILEEAAGISRFKARKIETLKKLDQTHDNLSRIRDIYSEVEKQLQRVRQDAEKARKFQEYSTRLQELRLTESLLGYHHAVGHLRHASEQLKQVREETGTLQATLQSGETQRQLFQNQIEQTEQQLQHLASELAKIQQWVAGHQEKFHSELQKSEETATEQLSNNARWQEVHQLVRQLHRQAADAQADLQRAEQETQQHRTTVAQLEDSLKSLEGEHQQSTNRLQEAREQQFDVVGRVASLQSAAQSLTGQAEKLSRELLRKQTELRNRTAEHEALGRVVATLNQQDFNLKVQADRAAATLQTHLEQREQLLQQRAGVLESIERYRVEISGLRGRLDLLQSMEESQEGLGVGVRAVLQQLADPDNELHQYLYGLVADQLHVPTEYAGLVDAVLREHALAFVMKSADDLPVLRKLLASNAGRITLIPLRESNAPNVPPEMVSLAAHIRTNTPQVGQLPQQLLGTTILVETIEPAIIYQGDYIANGFRYVTHVGEIVEADGSVTLGTLQVQHGLISRKSELRELKIQMEQLQHQLANAEVENTRFQHALEQLNSPIRSLEEEIRVLRSTVADLSSEIQKQAQQRQHLEEDMQLIQQELALLADEENRIQEHRRVNQEELLAAQQAAEQLRAELTTLEERLQHLDSTRAAQREELTNARVVLAEVSQKHQSYSAQYQKMMVDCERGNQEEHRIARHQETLRERRLTAELTALRASAELAALVLQKETLQAQSGAAHHVKEDARLQLGEIEAKMNSLRNLHQEQLAQMHTLEMVVQENQSTMKQLVQRLEDDYQVDLRLEYERCPLSAGEEWPPTWDGAAATKEMDKLRKQIKALGNVSLEALTELLAVEQRATDLKAQIDDLATAEKSLREIIDRINNDSEKLLAETFHAVRQHFQELFRRLFGGGMADIVLENPNDILESGIEIIARPPGKELRSISLMSGGEKTLTAVALLLAIFQSKPSPFCLLDEVDAALDEANTERLASALKSFTDQSQFIIITHKKRTMAQADVLYGITMQESGISKQVAVRFEDWEDESSAQAA
- a CDS encoding flagellar basal body P-ring protein FlgI encodes the protein MKRFWLLLLVLPLQGGCFLFDNERSTTTRSQIEEPEPEPGTSRTIRNVAMFDAMEPVHVHGVGLVTNLQGTGSPTPPGDLRTELEERMKKERVANIAELLESDDTAVVFVSGTIKPGTRKNDLIDVEVTLPPNSKVKSLRGGILQRTPLQTFSSTASVREFLKNNEYSPQSVGNRVLRGHESVVAQGRLQPHLQESISEITADEPWKNAYVWQGGQALHSRSLFLSLNTDSQRYVVAETIAVRINKRFLGTEGPDKLAEARQKEVVGVAVPPAYRLNHPRYMRVVAHLPLDQPEGDPEYVKMLTTRLSNPATAASAAIALEAIGKTAIPILRAELKSQYPFVRFYAAEALAYMGESIGVDEIMEGIEQHPVLEAYGLSALAALDDAASIDRLEKLLSNPKPTVRQGAFRALVEIAPQHPVVHARPIGRAFYLHHVPVEGTSMIHVQRHARPEIVIYGEIPKILPPFSATVGPNLTITCRPGDTVATISRYTTDGADPTHVQSTLEVSDVIQQAAQMGITYQEAVELLVKLQNRKAISTTVVFDAIPRLVPIQKLEEAAALDPWLRNEMDLLTDDSPTSSPKKPESWQEQ